One Oscillatoria salina IIICB1 genomic region harbors:
- a CDS encoding CBS domain-containing protein: MSKSVADIMTPNPVTVQPQTPLKEAIKLIAEKRISGLPVVNEAGKLVGVISETDLMWQEKGVDTPPYIMFLDSVIYLQNPARYDKDIHKALGQTVEEVMSDKPITIKPDKSLREAAQLLHEKEIRRLPVVDNEGKVVGIITRGDIVRAMASE, from the coding sequence ATGTCTAAATCTGTTGCCGATATAATGACTCCCAATCCTGTTACAGTGCAGCCGCAAACACCTCTGAAGGAAGCAATTAAACTGATTGCCGAAAAACGGATTAGCGGCTTGCCTGTGGTTAATGAAGCTGGTAAATTAGTCGGCGTAATCTCGGAAACTGACTTGATGTGGCAGGAAAAAGGTGTAGATACGCCACCCTATATCATGTTTCTTGATAGTGTAATTTATTTGCAAAATCCTGCCCGTTATGACAAAGATATTCACAAGGCTTTGGGGCAAACTGTTGAGGAAGTGATGAGCGATAAGCCCATTACCATTAAACCAGATAAATCGCTACGAGAAGCTGCTCAATTACTCCATGAGAAAGAAATTCGCCGCTTACCAGTAGTAGATAACGAAGGTAAAGTGGTAGGAATTATCACCCGTGGGGATATTGTCCGAGCGATGGCTAGTGAATGA
- the nblB gene encoding phycobilisome degradation protein NblB, producing the protein MNLTPESVQQLLNSDDFGDRLTGVNQLRQLDRAIAFEMIQPLILDKNARVRYSAASQMDTLGQENLEKSWQILRDRLLNDSEPDVQAAAADAIGALKLTEAFNDLKQVYYQSSEWLVKFSIIAALGEMGDPRGFDLLKEALESDNNLIQTSAIGSLGELGDPRAIPLLIPFATDSDWQIRYRVVQALGRLGGEEAKLALEKLAKDEVEQVAEEAKRILAT; encoded by the coding sequence ATGAATCTTACTCCTGAATCAGTTCAACAATTGCTTAATTCCGATGATTTTGGCGATCGCTTAACTGGAGTTAATCAATTACGTCAACTCGATCGCGCGATCGCTTTTGAGATGATCCAGCCTTTAATCCTTGACAAAAACGCTCGCGTGCGCTACTCAGCCGCGAGTCAAATGGATACATTAGGACAAGAAAATTTAGAGAAATCTTGGCAAATTTTACGCGATCGCCTCTTGAATGATTCGGAACCTGATGTTCAAGCAGCAGCCGCAGATGCGATCGGCGCGCTCAAGCTGACTGAGGCTTTCAACGACTTAAAGCAAGTTTACTATCAATCTTCAGAATGGCTGGTGAAATTCAGTATTATTGCTGCTTTAGGTGAAATGGGCGATCCCCGTGGCTTTGATTTGCTGAAAGAAGCTTTAGAGTCAGACAATAATTTGATTCAAACTTCTGCGATCGGTTCTTTAGGAGAATTAGGCGATCCCCGTGCTATTCCTCTGTTGATTCCTTTTGCTACTGACTCAGATTGGCAAATACGCTATCGTGTAGTCCAAGCCCTCGGTCGTTTAGGCGGTGAAGAAGCGAAATTAGCCCTAGAAAAACTGGCTAAGGACGAAGTTGAACAAGTCGCTGAAGAAGCGAAAAGAATACTCGCAACTTAA